A region from the Linepithema humile isolate Giens D197 chromosome 1, Lhum_UNIL_v1.0, whole genome shotgun sequence genome encodes:
- the LOC105670730 gene encoding ATP-binding cassette sub-family C member 5 isoform X4, giving the protein MDQTTKGKNSNDKPAENNTQSHNERSLELDRQQQSLLPKASGSTARQIREYVPRSGIKKYNNALSNLIPVRYQKEKKENSPADNAGLFSYVYITWMTPYLRKAYKKGLTIKDLPNISVYDTCEYNALRLDVLWQQELSKNGPNAASFSMVAWRFVRTRVFISCLLLSCSLIFGFISPTILMRKILEHVQSPEEDFWDGFKWVALLTLCDSLRAFFFTWTWNMNYKTGLRLKSACTALLYKKIIRLNSLGNKSTGEVINLFCNDSQRLFDVIIYGPMIISGPIVISFGIIYILSLFSPIALVGMIAFLSFYPCQYLISRATGYFRSKSVTITDARVRLMNEILECIKLIKMYSWEKHFSQKLLAIRKKEEHWLHQTAYFQSLSISLTPAIPVISAIITFLAHVASGSGLTAAQSVLLLDECNNQVSKPIVRSQAVAIANGTFVCDSVKLQTDASTNDKKKKSTPATDNPLELESLNQSTQQAKHVEVLSDIHFGAPKGKLVGICGHVGSGKSSLLLAALGQLKMTKGHILREGTCAYVSQQAWIVSGTFKENVLFGEEFDAKRYYHAITICDLKEDLNMLPGGDDTEIGERGINLSGGQKQRVALARAYYANRDVYFLDDPLSAVDPYVGSYIFQKLIVEALGNKSVLFVTHNIQFLKCCDEIYMMSEGKIVENGTHEELMRLDREYASMVKSGTVAAEDNLPAGKSTGTMQKNISIDESNSQKTEPGEKKNYGKEKSYKVATLTVAEKAETGAVKSHTYHTYVQATGGYLVAILVFFTFFLNVGSSAFSTWWLAVWIKAGGGNVTVPGSNDTVYSENINANPNFSYYQNVYGACIAGILLTSFIRGVVIMFATIKASTTLHNTFLHKVINSPLKFFETTPSGRIQNVFSRDIDEIDNYLPISIENMVQNIFTCSFAIFFICGILPWFSIPLFLFGALFFFVSKMFRIGMRDLKRMESVSRSPVLSFVTTTIQGLNTIHAFQKEKNFIYRFEELFNANNLCQYLCQAAMRWSAVRLDTLVIASSCITALLVISFKNELSPAFAGLAMAYATQMTGVFQYTVRLMSETEVRFISVERISYYLKTLQREGASKTVAVKPADDWPSRGKIEFKAVRMRYREELPLVLIDVSFNIKAGEKIGIVGRTGSGKSSVVVALFRLVEICEGIIKIDGVDISKLELDTLRSRLSIIPQDPILFSGSIRSNLDPFNRHTDLDIWSALEKTQMKNKVSIMPGNLDASVGFGGNNLSVGERQLLCLTRALLHSTKVLILDEATAAVDPETEAAVQNTLQNEFADCTVLTIAHRLQTIVACDRILVMSDGKIVEFDAAATLLSQSNSAFSKLMDAADRNA; this is encoded by the exons ATGGACCAAACGACAAAAGGCAAGAATAGTAATGACAAGCCGgctgaaaataatacacaatcaCATAATGAAAG atctTTGGAACTTGATAGGCAACAGCAATCCCTGCTACCAAAAGCGAGCGGAAGTACAGCCAGACAAATTAGAGAATATGTTCCAAGGTCtggcataaaaaaatataataacgccCTGAGCAACTTGATACCAGTACGATATCAAAAGGA gaaaaaagagaattcACCAGCGGATAATGCAGGATTATTTTCTTACGTGTATATAACATGGATGACACCGTATTTACGTAAAGCTTATAAGAAAGGACTCACGATAAAAGACTTACCGAACATTTCAGTGTATGATACCTGCGAGTACAACGCACTCAG ACTCGATGTACTCTGGCAACAGGAGTTAAGTAAAAACGGTCCCAACGCAGCGTCCTTTTCCATGGTCGCATGGAGATTTGTGCGCACAAGAGTTTTTATATCATGCCTTTTATTGAGTTGTTCTCTTATCTTCGGATTTATAAGCCCT ACGATATTAATGAGGAAGATACTGGAGCACGTACAGTCTCCAGAGGAGGACTTTTGGGATGGATTTAAATGGGTCGCGCTGCTGACACTGTGTGATTCCCTGCGTGCATTCTTTTTCACCTGGACATGGAATATGAATTACAAAACTGGATTACGACTGAAGTCAGCTTGTACAGCTCTGTTGTACAAAAAGATTATTAGACTGAACAGTCTCGGCAATAAAAGTACAGGAGAA GTGATCAATTTATTCTGCAATGACAGTCAAAGACTTTTTGATGTCATCATTTACGGGCCGATGATTATCAGCGGGCCGATAGTCATAAGTTTTggtataatttacatattgtcGTTGTTCAGTCCCATCGCTTTAGTAGGAATGATAGCCTTCCTCTCGTTTTACCCGTGCCAG TACTTGATCTCCCGCGCGACCGGATACTTCCGCTCGAAATCTGTAACTATCACGGATGCTCGGGTGCGGCTCATGAATGAAATTCTAGAATGCATTAAATTGATCAAGATGTATTCCTGGGAGAAACACTTTAGCCAGAAACTTCTCG CCATACGTAAGAAGGAAGAACATTGGCTTCATCAGACTGCGTATTTTCAAAGCCTCAGCATTTCTTTAACACCTGCTATACCTGTGATATCCGCAATCATTACGTTCTTAGCGCATGTCGCCTCTGGCAGTGGATTAACGGCCGCTCAG AGCGTGTTGCTGCTGGACGAGTGCAATAATCAAGTATCGAAGCCGATTGTGAGATCGCAAGCGGTTGCCATCGCCAACGGTACTTTTGTTTGCGACAGCGTGAAGCTTCAAACGGACGCGTCGACTAACGACAAgaa GAAAAAATCGACGCCGGCCACGGACAATCCGCTGGAACTGGAGAGCCTGAATCAATCGACTCAACAAGCCAAACACGTCGAGGTTCTCAGCGATATTCATTTCGGAGCGCCCAAGGGAAAGCTGGTCGGAATCTGCGGTCACGTGGGCAGCGGCAAGTCCAGCCTGCTGCTGGCGGCTCTGGGACAACTCAAGATGACGAAGGGACACATCCTGCGGGAGGGCACCTGCGCCTACGTTAGTCAACAGGCGTGGATCGTCAGCGGCACCTTCAAGGAAAACGTCCTGTTCGGCGAGGAGTTCGATGCCAAGCGTTACTATCACGCGATCACGATTTGCGACTTGAAGGAGGATCTGAACATGCTGCCCGGCGGCGACGACACTGAAATCGGCGAGAGAGGAATCAATCTGTCCGGCGGGCAGAAGCAGAGAGTCGCGCTGGCACGAGCGTATTACGCCAATCG ggACGTTTACTTCCTCGATGATCCTTTGAGTGCGGTCGATCCATACGTCGGCTCgtatatatttcagaaattgaTCGTCGAGGCTCTTGGGAACAAGTCTGTTCTATTTGTGACACATAATATCCAG TTTTTGAAGTGTTGCGACGAAATCTATATGATGAGCGAGGGCAAGATTGTGGAGAATGGAACCCACGAGGAGCTTATGCGACTCGACAGGGAATATGCATCGATGGTGAAGAGCGGCACGGTTGCAGCGGAAGACAACTTGCCAGC TGGAAAATCTACTGGAACAATGCAGAAAAACATCAGTATCGATGAATCAAACTCGCAAAAGACTGAGCctggagagaaaaaaaactacGGAAAGGAAAAGTCGTACAAAG TTGCAACTTTAACAGTGGCCGAAAAAGCTGAAACCGGAGCTGTCAAGTCGCACACTTATCATACGTATGTACAAGCCACAGGTGGTTATTTAGTCGCGATTCTCGTGTTCTTTACGTTCTTTTTGAACGTAGGCAGCTCAGCGTTTAGCACCTGGTGGCTCGCCGTGTGGATCAAGGCTGGCGGCGGC aatgtgACTGTGCCGGGAAGTAACGATACCGTATACTCGGAGAACATAAACGCCAATCCTAACTTCTCGTATTATCAAAACGTATACGGCGCGTGCATCGCCggtatattattaacaagttTTATTCGTGGCGTGGTCATCATGTTTGCCACGATAAAAGCCTCGACCACATTGCACAACACGTTTCTTCACAAGGTCATCAATTCCCCGTTGAAGTTCTTCGAGACCACTCCGAGCGGCAGaatacaaaatgttttcaGTCGAGACATAGACGAGA ttgataattatttacccATCTCGATAGAAAACAtggtgcaaaatatttttacatgtagttttgctattttctttatttgcgGCATATTGCCCTGGTTTTCCATACCGTTATTTCTATTCGGCGCATTGTTCTTCTTTGTTAGCAAAATGTTCAg AATAGGCATGAGGGACTTAAAGAGAATGGAAAGCGTCTCGCGGTCTCCAGTTTTAAGTTTTGTCACGACGACAATCCAAGGTTTGAACACGATTCACGCATTCCAAAAggagaaaaatttcatatacag ATTCGAAGAGTTATTCAATGCGAACAACTTGTGCCAGTACCTGTGTCAAGCGGCGATGAGATGGTCTGCCGTGAGGTTGGACACATTGGTGATCGCCTCATCCTGCATAACCGCGTTACTTGTTATTTCGTTTAAGAACGAATTATCACCCGCCTTTGCCGGTCTGGCTATGGCGTACGCTACACAGATGACCGGCGTTTTTCAATATACGGTCAGACTGATGTCTGAGACAGAGGTGCGCTTTATAAGCGTAGAAAGAATCAGTTACTACCTCAAG ACCTTGCAGAGAGAAGGCGCGAGCAAAACGGTCGCCGTTAAACCAGCGGATGACTGGCCTTCTCGTGgcaaaatagaatttaaagcTGTTCGAATGAGATACAGAGAAGAACTACCGCTCGTATTGATTGATGTCTCGTTTAACATAAAAGCTGGGGAGAAAATAG GTATCGTGGGTCGCACGGGATCCGGCAAAAGCTCCGTAGTCGTGGCTTTATTCCGATTGGTCGAGATTTGCGAGGGTATCATTAAAATCGACGGTgttgatatttcaaaattagagTTGGATACATTGAGAAGTAGGCTGTCTATCATTCCTCAAGATCCAATTTTATTCAGTGGAAGCATAAG ATCGAATTTGGACCCCTTTAATCGGCACACCGATTTGGATATTTGGAGCGCTCTTGAAAAGACTCAGATGAAAAACAAGGTGTCGATTATGCCGGGAAATCTTGATGCTTCCGTTGGATTTGGTGGCAATAACTTAAGCGTCGGTGAAAGACAGCTGCTTTGTCTAACGAGAGCTTTATTACACAGCACTAAA GTATTGATTCTGGATGAAGCCACGGCCGCGGTCGATCCGGAAACCGAAGCGGCAGTGCAGAACACCCTGCAGAATGAATTCGCGGATTGCACCGTGCTTACGATCGCTCATCGTCTGCAAACGATCGTTGCGTGCGATCGTATTCTCGTTATGAGCGACGGCAAAATTGTCGAGTTCGATGCAGCGGCCACGCTTCTTTCCCAATCAAATTCCGCATTTTCGAAACTAATGGATGCCGCGGACAGGAATGCGTAA
- the LOC105670730 gene encoding ATP-binding cassette sub-family C member 5 isoform X2 yields MDQTTKGKNSNDKPAENNTQSHNERSLELDRQQQSLLPKASGSTARQIREYVPRSGIKKYNNALSNLIPVRYQKEKKENSPADNAGLFSYVYITWMTPYLRKAYKKGLTIKDLPNISVYDTCEYNALRLDVLWQQELSKNGPNAASFSMVAWRFVRTRVFISCLLLSCSLIFGFISPTILMRKILEHVQSPEEDFWDGFKWVALLTLCDSLRAFFFTWTWNMNYKTGLRLKSACTALLYKKIIRLNSLGNKSTGEVINLFCNDSQRLFDVIIYGPMIISGPIVISFGIIYILSLFSPIALVGMIAFLSFYPCQYLISRATGYFRSKSVTITDARVRLMNEILECIKLIKMYSWEKHFSQKLLAIRKKEEHWLHQTAYFQSLSISLTPAIPVISAIITFLAHVASGSGLTAAQVFPFVSVLNAQIRTSFMFLQVALVNITAVKITFGRIKSVLLLDECNNQVSKPIVRSQAVAIANGTFVCDSVKLQTDASTNDKKKKSTPATDNPLELESLNQSTQQAKHVEVLSDIHFGAPKGKLVGICGHVGSGKSSLLLAALGQLKMTKGHILREGTCAYVSQQAWIVSGTFKENVLFGEEFDAKRYYHAITICDLKEDLNMLPGGDDTEIGERGINLSGGQKQRVALARAYYANRDVYFLDDPLSAVDPYVGSYIFQKLIVEALGNKSVLFVTHNIQFLKCCDEIYMMSEGKIVENGTHEELMRLDREYASMVKSGTVAAEDNLPAGKSTGTMQKNISIDESNSQKTEPGEKKNYGKEKSYKVATLTVAEKAETGAVKSHTYHTYVQATGGYLVAILVFFTFFLNVGSSAFSTWWLAVWIKAGGGNVTVPGSNDTVYSENINANPNFSYYQNVYGACIAGILLTSFIRGVVIMFATIKASTTLHNTFLHKVINSPLKFFETTPSGRIQNVFSRDIDEIDNYLPISIENMVQNIFTCSFAIFFICGILPWFSIPLFLFGALFFFVSKMFRIGMRDLKRMESVSRSPVLSFVTTTIQGLNTIHAFQKEKNFIYRFEELFNANNLCQYLCQAAMRWSAVRLDTLVIASSCITALLVISFKNELSPAFAGLAMAYATQMTGVFQYTVRLMSETEVRFISVERISYYLKTLQREGASKTVAVKPADDWPSRGKIEFKAVRMRYREELPLVLIDVSFNIKAGEKIGIVGRTGSGKSSVVVALFRLVEICEGIIKIDGVDISKLELDTLRSRLSIIPQDPILFSGSIRSNLDPFNRHTDLDIWSALEKTQMKNKVSIMPGNLDASVGFGGNNLSVGERQLLCLTRALLHSTKVLILDEATAAVDPETEAAVQNTLQNEFADCTVLTIAHRLQTIVACDRILVMSDGKIVEFDAAATLLSQSNSAFSKLMDAADRNA; encoded by the exons ATGGACCAAACGACAAAAGGCAAGAATAGTAATGACAAGCCGgctgaaaataatacacaatcaCATAATGAAAG atctTTGGAACTTGATAGGCAACAGCAATCCCTGCTACCAAAAGCGAGCGGAAGTACAGCCAGACAAATTAGAGAATATGTTCCAAGGTCtggcataaaaaaatataataacgccCTGAGCAACTTGATACCAGTACGATATCAAAAGGA gaaaaaagagaattcACCAGCGGATAATGCAGGATTATTTTCTTACGTGTATATAACATGGATGACACCGTATTTACGTAAAGCTTATAAGAAAGGACTCACGATAAAAGACTTACCGAACATTTCAGTGTATGATACCTGCGAGTACAACGCACTCAG ACTCGATGTACTCTGGCAACAGGAGTTAAGTAAAAACGGTCCCAACGCAGCGTCCTTTTCCATGGTCGCATGGAGATTTGTGCGCACAAGAGTTTTTATATCATGCCTTTTATTGAGTTGTTCTCTTATCTTCGGATTTATAAGCCCT ACGATATTAATGAGGAAGATACTGGAGCACGTACAGTCTCCAGAGGAGGACTTTTGGGATGGATTTAAATGGGTCGCGCTGCTGACACTGTGTGATTCCCTGCGTGCATTCTTTTTCACCTGGACATGGAATATGAATTACAAAACTGGATTACGACTGAAGTCAGCTTGTACAGCTCTGTTGTACAAAAAGATTATTAGACTGAACAGTCTCGGCAATAAAAGTACAGGAGAA GTGATCAATTTATTCTGCAATGACAGTCAAAGACTTTTTGATGTCATCATTTACGGGCCGATGATTATCAGCGGGCCGATAGTCATAAGTTTTggtataatttacatattgtcGTTGTTCAGTCCCATCGCTTTAGTAGGAATGATAGCCTTCCTCTCGTTTTACCCGTGCCAG TACTTGATCTCCCGCGCGACCGGATACTTCCGCTCGAAATCTGTAACTATCACGGATGCTCGGGTGCGGCTCATGAATGAAATTCTAGAATGCATTAAATTGATCAAGATGTATTCCTGGGAGAAACACTTTAGCCAGAAACTTCTCG CCATACGTAAGAAGGAAGAACATTGGCTTCATCAGACTGCGTATTTTCAAAGCCTCAGCATTTCTTTAACACCTGCTATACCTGTGATATCCGCAATCATTACGTTCTTAGCGCATGTCGCCTCTGGCAGTGGATTAACGGCCGCTCAG GTGTTTCCCTTCGTATCGGTACTCAATGCTCAAATTCGTACCTCTTTCATGTTTTTGCAAGTGGCCTTAGTTAATATCACTGCAGTAAAGATAACTTTTGGCAGAATAAAG AGCGTGTTGCTGCTGGACGAGTGCAATAATCAAGTATCGAAGCCGATTGTGAGATCGCAAGCGGTTGCCATCGCCAACGGTACTTTTGTTTGCGACAGCGTGAAGCTTCAAACGGACGCGTCGACTAACGACAAgaa GAAAAAATCGACGCCGGCCACGGACAATCCGCTGGAACTGGAGAGCCTGAATCAATCGACTCAACAAGCCAAACACGTCGAGGTTCTCAGCGATATTCATTTCGGAGCGCCCAAGGGAAAGCTGGTCGGAATCTGCGGTCACGTGGGCAGCGGCAAGTCCAGCCTGCTGCTGGCGGCTCTGGGACAACTCAAGATGACGAAGGGACACATCCTGCGGGAGGGCACCTGCGCCTACGTTAGTCAACAGGCGTGGATCGTCAGCGGCACCTTCAAGGAAAACGTCCTGTTCGGCGAGGAGTTCGATGCCAAGCGTTACTATCACGCGATCACGATTTGCGACTTGAAGGAGGATCTGAACATGCTGCCCGGCGGCGACGACACTGAAATCGGCGAGAGAGGAATCAATCTGTCCGGCGGGCAGAAGCAGAGAGTCGCGCTGGCACGAGCGTATTACGCCAATCG ggACGTTTACTTCCTCGATGATCCTTTGAGTGCGGTCGATCCATACGTCGGCTCgtatatatttcagaaattgaTCGTCGAGGCTCTTGGGAACAAGTCTGTTCTATTTGTGACACATAATATCCAG TTTTTGAAGTGTTGCGACGAAATCTATATGATGAGCGAGGGCAAGATTGTGGAGAATGGAACCCACGAGGAGCTTATGCGACTCGACAGGGAATATGCATCGATGGTGAAGAGCGGCACGGTTGCAGCGGAAGACAACTTGCCAGC TGGAAAATCTACTGGAACAATGCAGAAAAACATCAGTATCGATGAATCAAACTCGCAAAAGACTGAGCctggagagaaaaaaaactacGGAAAGGAAAAGTCGTACAAAG TTGCAACTTTAACAGTGGCCGAAAAAGCTGAAACCGGAGCTGTCAAGTCGCACACTTATCATACGTATGTACAAGCCACAGGTGGTTATTTAGTCGCGATTCTCGTGTTCTTTACGTTCTTTTTGAACGTAGGCAGCTCAGCGTTTAGCACCTGGTGGCTCGCCGTGTGGATCAAGGCTGGCGGCGGC aatgtgACTGTGCCGGGAAGTAACGATACCGTATACTCGGAGAACATAAACGCCAATCCTAACTTCTCGTATTATCAAAACGTATACGGCGCGTGCATCGCCggtatattattaacaagttTTATTCGTGGCGTGGTCATCATGTTTGCCACGATAAAAGCCTCGACCACATTGCACAACACGTTTCTTCACAAGGTCATCAATTCCCCGTTGAAGTTCTTCGAGACCACTCCGAGCGGCAGaatacaaaatgttttcaGTCGAGACATAGACGAGA ttgataattatttacccATCTCGATAGAAAACAtggtgcaaaatatttttacatgtagttttgctattttctttatttgcgGCATATTGCCCTGGTTTTCCATACCGTTATTTCTATTCGGCGCATTGTTCTTCTTTGTTAGCAAAATGTTCAg AATAGGCATGAGGGACTTAAAGAGAATGGAAAGCGTCTCGCGGTCTCCAGTTTTAAGTTTTGTCACGACGACAATCCAAGGTTTGAACACGATTCACGCATTCCAAAAggagaaaaatttcatatacag ATTCGAAGAGTTATTCAATGCGAACAACTTGTGCCAGTACCTGTGTCAAGCGGCGATGAGATGGTCTGCCGTGAGGTTGGACACATTGGTGATCGCCTCATCCTGCATAACCGCGTTACTTGTTATTTCGTTTAAGAACGAATTATCACCCGCCTTTGCCGGTCTGGCTATGGCGTACGCTACACAGATGACCGGCGTTTTTCAATATACGGTCAGACTGATGTCTGAGACAGAGGTGCGCTTTATAAGCGTAGAAAGAATCAGTTACTACCTCAAG ACCTTGCAGAGAGAAGGCGCGAGCAAAACGGTCGCCGTTAAACCAGCGGATGACTGGCCTTCTCGTGgcaaaatagaatttaaagcTGTTCGAATGAGATACAGAGAAGAACTACCGCTCGTATTGATTGATGTCTCGTTTAACATAAAAGCTGGGGAGAAAATAG GTATCGTGGGTCGCACGGGATCCGGCAAAAGCTCCGTAGTCGTGGCTTTATTCCGATTGGTCGAGATTTGCGAGGGTATCATTAAAATCGACGGTgttgatatttcaaaattagagTTGGATACATTGAGAAGTAGGCTGTCTATCATTCCTCAAGATCCAATTTTATTCAGTGGAAGCATAAG ATCGAATTTGGACCCCTTTAATCGGCACACCGATTTGGATATTTGGAGCGCTCTTGAAAAGACTCAGATGAAAAACAAGGTGTCGATTATGCCGGGAAATCTTGATGCTTCCGTTGGATTTGGTGGCAATAACTTAAGCGTCGGTGAAAGACAGCTGCTTTGTCTAACGAGAGCTTTATTACACAGCACTAAA GTATTGATTCTGGATGAAGCCACGGCCGCGGTCGATCCGGAAACCGAAGCGGCAGTGCAGAACACCCTGCAGAATGAATTCGCGGATTGCACCGTGCTTACGATCGCTCATCGTCTGCAAACGATCGTTGCGTGCGATCGTATTCTCGTTATGAGCGACGGCAAAATTGTCGAGTTCGATGCAGCGGCCACGCTTCTTTCCCAATCAAATTCCGCATTTTCGAAACTAATGGATGCCGCGGACAGGAATGCGTAA